In the Mus pahari chromosome 19, PAHARI_EIJ_v1.1, whole genome shotgun sequence genome, one interval contains:
- the LOC110336560 gene encoding myocyte-specific enhancer factor 2B isoform X1, producing the protein MGRKKIQISRILDQRNRQVTFTKRKFGLMKKAYELSVLCDCDIALIIFNSAQRLFQYASSDMDRVLLKYTEYSEPHESRTNADILQTLKRRGVGLDGPELDMEEGPEGPGEKLLRTLGGDRGSASPPPRIYPVAPTMSVSELSYRVPPATPGCDPSGLGEAPSVHSRPPHFRPPGLGHPIFSPSHLAGKTPPPLYLATDGRRPDLPPGLVGARGGLGTSRSLYSGLQSPGAPGPALGSFAFLPPGSADCSPGDAAQGPLQPSPWPPTRDAVDPVRPVARSLCEEDSPSRGASPPTPPVSIKSERLSPVTGTSGDFPRSFPYPLLLARPLAEPLRPSASLRRLTPDSWPR; encoded by the exons atggggaggaaaaaaatccagatCTCACGCATTCTAGACCAAAGGAACAGGCAG GTGACTTTCACCAAGCGCAAGTTTGGGCTGATGAAGAAGGCTTACGAGCTGAGCGTGCTTTGTGACTGCGACATTGCCCTGATCATCTTCAACAGCGCGCAACGCCTCTTCCAGTATGCGAGCAGCGACATGGACCGGGTGCTGCTCAAATACACCGAGTACAGCGAGCCCCACGAGAGCCGCACCAACGCGGATATCTTGCAG ACACTGAAGAGGAGGGGCGTGGGCCTTGATGGGCCCGAGTTGGATATGGAGGAGGGACCAGAGGGTCCTGGAGAGAAGCTGCTGAGGACACTGGGGGGTGACAGAGGCTCGGCCTCGCCCCCGCCTCGGATCTAT CCCGTGGCCCCCACAATGTCGGTCTCAGAGCTGTCATACCGGGTCCCACCCGCCACTCCAGGCTGTGATCCTAGCGGACTGGGGGAGGCCCCGTCTGTCCACAGCCGTCCGCCTCACTTTCGACCCCCGG GCCTGGGACACCCCATCTTCTCTCCGAGCCACCTTGCGGGCAAGACGCCCCCACCCCTGTACCTGGCGACTGATGGGCGGAGGCCAGACCTGCCCCCTGGCCTGGTTGGTGCCCGAGGGGGACTGGGTACCTCG AGGAGCCTGTACAGCGGCCTGCAGAGTCCCGGTGCCCCGGGCCCCGCTCTGGGTAGCTTTGCCTTCCTACCGCCAGGCTCCGCAG ATTGCAGCCCGGGAGACGCAGCTCAGGGACCCCTGCAGCCCTCGCCCTGGCCACCAACGAGGGACGCTGTAGACCCCGTCCGCCCAGT tgCCCGAAGTCTGTGCGAGGAGGATTCCCCCAGCCGAGGGGCCTCCCCTCCGACACCTCCGGTCAGCATCAAGTCCGAGCGACTGTCTCCAGTCACTGGGACCTCTGGCGACTTCCCCAGGTCCTTCCCCTACCCGCTGCTCCTTGCCAGGCCCCTGGCAGAGCCACTGCGGCCCTCGGCCTCCCTGCGCCGCTTGACCCCTGACAGCTGGCCACGGTAG
- the Borcs8 gene encoding BLOC-1-related complex subunit 8, with product MEEPEMQLKGKKVTDKFTESVYVLANEPSVALYRLQEHVRRSLPELAQHKADMQRWEEQSQGAIYTVEYACSAVKSLVDSSVYFRSVEGLLKQAISIRDHMNTSAQSHSQEKLSPPPSLA from the exons ATGGAAGAACCCGAGATGCAgctgaagggaaagaaag TCACAGACAAGTTCACCGAGAGTGTCTATGTCCTTGCCAACGAGCCATCAGTGGCCCTGTACCGGCTACAGGAACATGTGCGACGTTCACTGCCAGAGCTGGCCCAGCACAAG GCTGACATGCAGAGGTGGGAAGAGCAGAGCCAGGGCGCCATATACACCGTGGAGTACGCCTGCag TGCTGTGAAGAGCTTGGTGGACAGCAGCGTGTACTTCCGTAGTGTGGAAGGCCTGCTCAAACAGGCCATCAGTATCCGGGACCACATGAACACCAGCGCCCAGAGCCACAG CCAGGAAAAactgtcccctcctccttccctggcctGA
- the LOC110336560 gene encoding myocyte-specific enhancer factor 2B isoform X2, which translates to MGRKKIQISRILDQRNRQVTFTKRKFGLMKKAYELSVLCDCDIALIIFNSAQRLFQYASSDMDRVLLKYTEYSEPHESRTNADILQTLKRRGVGLDGPELDMEEGPEGPGEKLLRTLGGDRGSASPPPRIYPVAPTMSVSELSYRVPPATPGCDPSGLGEAPSVHSRPPHFRPPGLGHPIFSPSHLAGKTPPPLYLATDGRRPDLPPGLRSLYSGLQSPGAPGPALGSFAFLPPGSADCSPGDAAQGPLQPSPWPPTRDAVDPVRPVARSLCEEDSPSRGASPPTPPVSIKSERLSPVTGTSGDFPRSFPYPLLLARPLAEPLRPSASLRRLTPDSWPR; encoded by the exons atggggaggaaaaaaatccagatCTCACGCATTCTAGACCAAAGGAACAGGCAG GTGACTTTCACCAAGCGCAAGTTTGGGCTGATGAAGAAGGCTTACGAGCTGAGCGTGCTTTGTGACTGCGACATTGCCCTGATCATCTTCAACAGCGCGCAACGCCTCTTCCAGTATGCGAGCAGCGACATGGACCGGGTGCTGCTCAAATACACCGAGTACAGCGAGCCCCACGAGAGCCGCACCAACGCGGATATCTTGCAG ACACTGAAGAGGAGGGGCGTGGGCCTTGATGGGCCCGAGTTGGATATGGAGGAGGGACCAGAGGGTCCTGGAGAGAAGCTGCTGAGGACACTGGGGGGTGACAGAGGCTCGGCCTCGCCCCCGCCTCGGATCTAT CCCGTGGCCCCCACAATGTCGGTCTCAGAGCTGTCATACCGGGTCCCACCCGCCACTCCAGGCTGTGATCCTAGCGGACTGGGGGAGGCCCCGTCTGTCCACAGCCGTCCGCCTCACTTTCGACCCCCGG GCCTGGGACACCCCATCTTCTCTCCGAGCCACCTTGCGGGCAAGACGCCCCCACCCCTGTACCTGGCGACTGATGGGCGGAGGCCAGACCTGCCCCCTGGCCTG AGGAGCCTGTACAGCGGCCTGCAGAGTCCCGGTGCCCCGGGCCCCGCTCTGGGTAGCTTTGCCTTCCTACCGCCAGGCTCCGCAG ATTGCAGCCCGGGAGACGCAGCTCAGGGACCCCTGCAGCCCTCGCCCTGGCCACCAACGAGGGACGCTGTAGACCCCGTCCGCCCAGT tgCCCGAAGTCTGTGCGAGGAGGATTCCCCCAGCCGAGGGGCCTCCCCTCCGACACCTCCGGTCAGCATCAAGTCCGAGCGACTGTCTCCAGTCACTGGGACCTCTGGCGACTTCCCCAGGTCCTTCCCCTACCCGCTGCTCCTTGCCAGGCCCCTGGCAGAGCCACTGCGGCCCTCGGCCTCCCTGCGCCGCTTGACCCCTGACAGCTGGCCACGGTAG